A genome region from Pseudomonas sp. N3-W includes the following:
- the leuB gene encoding 3-isopropylmalate dehydrogenase, producing MSKQILILPGDGIGPEIMAEAVKVLELANDKYSLGFELSHDVIGGAAIDKHGVPLADETLDRARAADAVLLGAVGGPKWDTIERDIRPERGLLKIRAQLGLFGNLRPAILYPQLAEASSLKAEIVAGLDILIVRELTGGIYFGAPRGVRELENGERQAYDTLPYSESEIRRIARVGFDMAMVRGKKLCSVDKANVLASSQLWREVVEQVAKDYPEVELSHMYVDNAAMQLVRAPKQFDVIVTDNLFGDILSDEASMLTGSIGMLPSASLDANNKGMYEPCHGSAPDIAGKGIANPLATILSVSMMLRYSFNQQDAADAIEKAVSLVLDQGLRTGDIWSSGCTKVGTQQMGDAVVAALRNL from the coding sequence ATGAGCAAGCAGATTCTGATTCTCCCAGGTGATGGTATTGGCCCGGAAATCATGGCCGAAGCGGTCAAGGTGCTGGAGCTGGCGAACGACAAGTACAGCCTGGGCTTTGAACTCAGCCATGACGTGATCGGCGGCGCTGCCATCGACAAGCACGGCGTGCCGCTGGCCGACGAAACCCTGGATCGTGCCCGCGCTGCCGACGCGGTGCTGCTGGGCGCCGTGGGCGGCCCGAAATGGGACACCATCGAGCGCGACATCCGCCCTGAGCGCGGCCTGCTGAAAATCCGTGCGCAACTGGGCCTGTTCGGCAACTTGCGCCCGGCGATCCTTTATCCACAACTGGCCGAGGCGTCGAGCCTGAAAGCCGAAATCGTCGCCGGCCTGGACATCCTGATCGTCCGCGAGCTGACCGGCGGCATCTACTTCGGCGCGCCACGCGGCGTGCGCGAGCTTGAAAACGGTGAACGTCAGGCCTACGACACCCTGCCGTACAGCGAAAGCGAAATCCGCCGCATCGCCCGTGTCGGTTTCGACATGGCCATGGTCCGCGGCAAGAAGCTCTGTTCGGTGGACAAGGCCAACGTGCTGGCGTCCAGCCAACTGTGGCGTGAAGTGGTCGAGCAGGTGGCCAAGGATTACCCTGAAGTCGAACTCAGCCACATGTACGTCGACAACGCCGCCATGCAGCTGGTGCGCGCACCGAAGCAGTTCGACGTGATCGTCACCGACAACCTGTTCGGCGACATCCTGTCCGACGAAGCGTCGATGCTCACCGGCTCCATCGGCATGCTGCCGTCGGCGTCCCTGGATGCCAACAACAAGGGTATGTACGAGCCGTGTCACGGTTCGGCGCCGGACATCGCGGGCAAGGGCATTGCCAACCCGCTGGCGACCATTTTGTCGGTGTCGATGATGTTGCGTTACAGCTTCAACCAGCAGGATGCGGCCGATGCCATCGAGAAGGCGGTGAGCCTGGTACTGGATCAGGGCTTGCGCACCGGCGACATCTGGTCGAGCGGTTGCACCAAAGTCGGTACGCAGCAAATGGGCGACGCAGTAGTCGCCGCGCTGCGGAATCTGTAA
- the asd gene encoding aspartate-semialdehyde dehydrogenase: MKRVGLIGWRGMVGSVLMQRMLEEQDFDLIEPVFFTTSNVGGQGPSVGKDIAPLKDAYSIEELKTLDVILTCQGGDYTSEVFPKLREAGWQGYWIDAASSLRMQDDAVIVLDPVNRKVIDQQLDAGTKNYIGGNCTVSLMLMGLGGLFEAGLVEWMSAMTYQAASGAGAQNMRELIKQMGATHAAVADQLADPASAILDIDRRVAEAMRSDAYPTENFGVPLAGSLIPWIDKELPNGQSREEWKAQAETNKILGRFKNPIPVDGICVRIGAMRCHSQALTIKLNKDVPIADIEGLISQHNPWVKLVPNQREISMQELSPTKVTGTLNVPVGRLRKLNMGTQYVGAFTVGDQLLWGAAEPLRRMLRILLER; the protein is encoded by the coding sequence ATGAAACGTGTAGGTCTGATCGGTTGGCGCGGTATGGTCGGTTCCGTGCTCATGCAGCGGATGCTGGAAGAGCAGGATTTCGATCTTATCGAGCCGGTGTTTTTCACCACTTCCAATGTCGGTGGCCAAGGCCCGTCCGTGGGCAAGGACATTGCTCCGCTCAAGGACGCTTACAGCATTGAAGAGCTGAAAACCCTCGATGTGATTCTGACCTGCCAGGGCGGCGACTACACCAGCGAAGTTTTCCCGAAACTGCGCGAAGCCGGTTGGCAGGGTTACTGGATCGACGCCGCTTCCAGCCTGCGCATGCAGGATGATGCGGTGATCGTGCTGGACCCGGTGAACCGCAAGGTCATCGACCAGCAGCTCGACGCGGGCACCAAGAACTACATCGGCGGCAACTGCACCGTCAGCCTGATGCTGATGGGCCTGGGCGGTCTGTTCGAGGCCGGTCTGGTGGAGTGGATGAGCGCCATGACATATCAGGCGGCCTCCGGTGCCGGCGCGCAGAACATGCGTGAACTGATCAAGCAAATGGGCGCCACCCACGCCGCTGTCGCCGATCAACTGGCCGACCCGGCCAGCGCCATCCTCGACATCGACCGCCGTGTCGCCGAAGCCATGCGCAGCGACGCGTACCCGACCGAAAACTTCGGCGTACCGCTGGCCGGCAGCCTGATCCCGTGGATCGACAAGGAACTGCCGAACGGCCAGAGCCGCGAAGAGTGGAAGGCTCAGGCCGAAACCAACAAGATCCTCGGCCGCTTCAAGAACCCGATCCCGGTGGACGGTATCTGCGTGCGCATCGGCGCCATGCGCTGCCACAGCCAGGCGCTGACCATCAAGCTGAACAAAGACGTGCCGATCGCCGACATCGAAGGGCTGATCAGCCAGCACAACCCGTGGGTCAAGCTGGTGCCGAACCAGCGCGAAATCAGCATGCAGGAGCTGAGCCCGACGAAAGTCACCGGCACCCTGAACGTGCCGGTTGGTCGTCTGCGCAAGCTGAACATGGGCACGCAGTACGTCGGCGCGTTCACGGTTGGCGACCAACTGCTGTGGGGCGCGGCCGAACCGCTGCGTCGCATGCTGCGGATTCTGCTTGAGCGTTGA
- a CDS encoding aspartate-semialdehyde dehydrogenase: protein MSQSFDIAVIGATGTVGETLVQILEERDFPVANLHLLASSESAGHSVPFRGKNVRVREVDEFDFSKVQLVFFAAGPAVTLSFASRAVAAGCSLIDLSGALPADQAPQVVPEANAKVLAGLKKPFQVSSPSPSATTLAVVLAPLLSVIDLQRVNVTASLAVSAQGREAVTELARQTAELLNVRPLEPTFFDRQMAFNLLAQVGKPDEQGHTLLEKRCVRELRQVMALPLLKISVTCIQAPVFFGDSFSVTLQSASAVDLAKVNAALEDAPGIELVEAGDYPTPVGDAVGQDVVYVGRVRAGIDDVSELNVWLTSDNVRKGAALNAVQVAELLIKDLL from the coding sequence ATGAGCCAGTCCTTCGATATTGCCGTGATCGGCGCCACCGGTACTGTCGGCGAAACACTCGTCCAGATTCTCGAAGAGCGGGATTTTCCGGTCGCTAACCTGCACCTGCTGGCCAGCAGCGAGTCGGCGGGGCATTCGGTGCCGTTTCGCGGCAAGAACGTGCGCGTGCGTGAAGTCGACGAGTTTGATTTCAGCAAGGTGCAGCTGGTGTTTTTCGCCGCCGGTCCGGCCGTGACCCTGAGTTTCGCTTCCCGCGCCGTCGCTGCCGGTTGCTCGCTGATCGACTTGTCCGGCGCCTTGCCGGCTGATCAGGCGCCACAAGTAGTGCCTGAAGCCAATGCCAAGGTGTTGGCCGGCTTGAAAAAACCGTTCCAGGTCAGCAGCCCGAGCCCGTCGGCCACGACGTTGGCTGTGGTCCTGGCGCCATTGCTGTCGGTCATCGATTTGCAGCGTGTCAACGTGACCGCCAGCCTGGCCGTCTCCGCGCAGGGCCGCGAAGCCGTCACCGAACTGGCTCGCCAGACTGCCGAGCTGCTCAACGTGCGTCCGCTGGAGCCGACTTTCTTCGATCGGCAGATGGCGTTCAACCTGCTGGCTCAGGTCGGCAAACCGGACGAGCAGGGGCATACGCTGCTGGAAAAACGCTGCGTGCGTGAGCTGCGTCAGGTCATGGCCCTGCCTTTATTGAAGATTTCCGTCACTTGCATTCAAGCCCCGGTGTTTTTTGGCGATAGCTTTAGCGTGACCTTGCAGTCAGCGAGCGCCGTGGATCTGGCTAAAGTCAACGCGGCGCTGGAAGATGCACCGGGCATCGAGCTGGTGGAAGCGGGTGATTACCCGACGCCAGTGGGTGACGCGGTGGGGCAGGATGTTGTCTATGTCGGTCGGGTTCGCGCCGGTATTGATGACGTGTCGGAACTTAATGTGTGGTTGACGTCAGATAACGTACGCAAAGGCGCTGCGCTCAATGCTGTGCAGGTGGCTGAGTTGTTGATAAAAGACCTGCTGTAA
- a CDS encoding FimV/HubP family polar landmark protein: MVQVRKLVLAIAAASALSSGMAHALGLGELTLKSTQNQPLLAEIELLDVKDLTAAEVVPSLASPEDFAKAGVDRQAFLNDLTFTPVINASGKSILRVTSSKPLSEPMVKFLVQVMWPSGRLMRDYSVLLDPSKFSPQTADAAAQPAPTPAIAAPVTGATKPSQYTTTPRDTLWEIAAKARNGGSVQQTMLAIQALNPDAFIDGNINRLKTGQVLRMPDPVQSTSLPQSKAIAEVAAQNTAWRQGRRYVAKPGTGKQQLDATKRGRADAASTQAAKDNLSLVSADTGKGRGKGAAGDAKAISNKLAITQESLDTTRRDNAELKSRMTDLQSQLDKLQRLIELKNNQLAKMQAEGAGGAPAATAAAPAMSAELAANPAATPTAAAPATPAPVVTAPEATPAPAETPIEPKPAASDEQTFNELLTNPILLGLVGGGAVVLLLLLLLLARRRKAQQEAEKHLRMARALAEEQEFSPEQDLPESSFEGLEVPPPVVKLATPPAPAPAPAPVIAPVVVTPPIAAPLVAPAAERSDDVLGQAQSHINAGRLNQAAALLEEGIKQEPQRSDLRLKLMEIYGQQGDRDAFVGQERQLVANGENFAQVEQLKSRFPAMAVAAVAAGGIAAAAIAAELDAQYVKDLLLDEPQAPAPVEASAPAVDDLDSAFDLSLDDLEAASPAVVAPAPEPAAELDEFPLDDDLSFESVLQQQTDAKESLDDLSDFDLDLDLGGETSPATLAEDDFLLDLDEGVKDLPGVEVPTVNEAALDDLELPADFDLSLADEMAAPEAPNAFTSELHDVNAELDRLSQSIGEPTFTAEDAAATAAEEPEFDFLSGTDEVATKLDLAQAYIDMGDNDGARDILKEVVTEGDAGQKSEAKEMLSRLA, translated from the coding sequence ATGGTTCAAGTTCGCAAACTGGTGTTAGCAATAGCGGCCGCCTCGGCGCTGTCCTCCGGTATGGCGCATGCCCTCGGGCTCGGGGAACTGACCCTGAAATCGACGCAGAACCAGCCGCTGCTGGCGGAAATCGAGCTGCTCGACGTCAAGGACCTCACCGCTGCCGAAGTGGTGCCGAGCCTGGCCTCGCCTGAAGATTTCGCCAAAGCGGGTGTCGATCGCCAGGCCTTTCTCAATGACCTGACGTTTACGCCGGTGATCAACGCCAGCGGCAAAAGCATCCTGCGTGTGACTTCCAGCAAGCCGCTCTCCGAGCCGATGGTGAAATTCCTGGTTCAGGTGATGTGGCCGAGCGGTCGCTTGATGCGCGATTACAGCGTATTGCTCGATCCATCGAAATTCTCCCCGCAAACCGCTGACGCCGCCGCGCAACCCGCGCCGACGCCTGCGATTGCCGCACCGGTGACCGGTGCCACCAAGCCGAGCCAGTACACCACCACGCCGCGCGATACCCTGTGGGAAATCGCGGCGAAGGCGCGTAATGGCGGTTCGGTCCAGCAAACCATGCTGGCAATCCAGGCGCTGAACCCGGATGCCTTTATCGATGGCAACATCAACCGGCTCAAAACCGGCCAGGTCCTGCGCATGCCGGACCCGGTGCAAAGCACCAGCCTGCCGCAATCCAAAGCCATCGCCGAAGTCGCTGCGCAGAACACGGCATGGCGCCAGGGCCGTCGTTATGTGGCCAAGCCTGGCACCGGCAAGCAGCAGTTGGATGCGACCAAGCGCGGTCGTGCTGACGCAGCGTCGACTCAGGCTGCCAAGGACAACCTGAGCCTGGTCTCGGCCGACACCGGCAAGGGCCGTGGCAAGGGCGCGGCGGGTGATGCCAAGGCCATCAGCAACAAGTTGGCGATCACTCAGGAAAGCCTGGACACGACCCGTCGTGACAACGCCGAACTGAAAAGCCGCATGACTGATCTGCAAAGTCAGCTGGACAAGCTGCAACGCCTGATCGAGCTGAAAAACAACCAATTGGCGAAGATGCAGGCTGAAGGCGCAGGGGGGGCTCCTGCAGCCACCGCCGCTGCTCCGGCGATGTCGGCGGAACTGGCGGCCAATCCTGCCGCGACGCCAACCGCTGCCGCTCCAGCGACGCCTGCGCCTGTGGTTACCGCGCCAGAGGCCACGCCGGCTCCGGCTGAAACACCGATTGAGCCGAAGCCTGCGGCCTCTGACGAGCAGACCTTCAACGAGCTGCTGACCAACCCGATCCTGTTGGGGTTGGTGGGTGGCGGCGCCGTGGTGCTGCTGCTCTTGCTGTTGTTGCTGGCGCGTCGCCGCAAGGCCCAGCAGGAAGCCGAAAAACACCTGCGCATGGCCCGTGCCCTGGCCGAGGAGCAAGAGTTCTCCCCGGAGCAGGACTTGCCGGAAAGCAGCTTCGAAGGCCTTGAAGTACCGCCACCCGTCGTGAAACTGGCGACACCGCCGGCTCCTGCGCCAGCACCTGCTCCGGTTATTGCGCCTGTGGTGGTCACGCCGCCGATTGCTGCGCCGCTGGTCGCCCCGGCTGCCGAACGTTCTGATGACGTGTTGGGTCAGGCCCAGTCGCACATCAACGCTGGTCGCCTGAATCAGGCCGCCGCGTTGCTGGAAGAGGGCATCAAGCAAGAGCCACAGCGCAGCGATCTGCGTCTGAAGCTGATGGAGATCTATGGCCAGCAGGGCGACCGTGATGCATTCGTCGGTCAGGAGCGTCAATTGGTGGCCAACGGTGAGAACTTCGCCCAGGTCGAACAGCTGAAAAGCCGCTTCCCGGCGATGGCTGTTGCCGCCGTGGCTGCGGGTGGTATTGCCGCTGCTGCCATTGCTGCCGAACTGGACGCTCAATACGTCAAGGACCTGCTGCTGGACGAGCCGCAAGCGCCTGCTCCTGTAGAAGCATCTGCTCCCGCCGTCGACGACCTCGACAGTGCCTTCGACCTGAGTCTGGATGACCTGGAAGCTGCTTCGCCGGCCGTGGTTGCACCTGCACCGGAGCCTGCCGCCGAGCTGGACGAGTTCCCGCTGGATGACGACCTTAGCTTCGAGTCGGTCTTGCAGCAGCAGACAGACGCCAAGGAAAGCCTCGACGACCTGTCGGATTTCGACCTGGACCTGGACCTCGGTGGCGAAACATCGCCAGCAACCCTGGCCGAGGACGACTTCTTGCTGGATCTGGATGAAGGCGTCAAGGACCTGCCGGGCGTTGAAGTCCCGACGGTGAACGAAGCGGCTCTGGATGACCTTGAACTGCCGGCGGATTTCGATTTGTCGCTGGCCGATGAAATGGCGGCTCCAGAAGCGCCGAACGCGTTCACCAGCGAACTCCACGACGTCAACGCCGAACTCGACCGTCTGTCCCAAAGCATCGGCGAGCCGACGTTCACCGCCGAAGATGCGGCGGCGACCGCTGCCGAGGAGCCTGAGTTCGACTTCCTCTCCGGCACTGATGAAGTTGCCACCAAACTCGACCTGGCTCAGGCCTACATCGACATGGGCGACAACGACGGTGCACGAGACATTCTCAAGGAAGTGGTGACCGAGGGCGATGCCGGGCAGAAGAGCGAAGCGAAGGAAATGCTTTCGCGTCTGGCTTGA
- a CDS encoding aminopeptidase P family protein, which yields MTATLKEAVGPTYSLNGMLHAKRKTWEAIDEMVRRVKPGMRESEAVSMSVEVLTELGMDRIWHPSKIRFGENTLKTFKQPSEGDPVLAENDIFFIDLGVVWDLHEGDSGATFTVGDDPEMQACAAAAKTLFDRVEAYWRTHQVAGPELYRYADEQATAMGWKLNLEIKGHRVSDFPHAIYRAGDLGSFEDCPNVGLWILEIQLAHPTRPFGAFYEDLLA from the coding sequence ATGACCGCCACTCTCAAAGAAGCCGTCGGCCCGACCTACAGCCTGAACGGCATGCTCCACGCCAAACGCAAGACCTGGGAAGCCATCGATGAAATGGTACGCCGCGTCAAACCCGGCATGCGTGAATCCGAAGCAGTGAGCATGAGTGTCGAAGTACTGACCGAGTTGGGCATGGACCGCATCTGGCATCCATCGAAGATTCGCTTCGGCGAAAACACCCTGAAAACCTTCAAGCAACCATCTGAAGGCGATCCGGTGCTGGCTGAAAACGATATTTTCTTTATCGACCTGGGCGTGGTCTGGGACCTTCATGAAGGCGATTCAGGTGCCACCTTCACGGTCGGCGATGATCCTGAAATGCAAGCCTGCGCGGCGGCGGCAAAAACCCTGTTTGATCGGGTTGAGGCGTACTGGCGGACCCATCAGGTCGCCGGCCCCGAGCTGTACCGTTATGCCGACGAGCAAGCGACAGCCATGGGCTGGAAGCTGAACCTGGAGATCAAGGGCCACCGGGTCAGTGACTTTCCGCATGCGATCTATCGCGCGGGTGATCTGGGGAGTTTCGAGGATTGCCCGAATGTGGGGTTGTGGATTCTGGAGATCCAGCTTGCCCACCCTACCCGGCCGTTTGGGGCGTTTTATGAGGATTTGCTGGCCTAA
- the truA gene encoding tRNA pseudouridine(38-40) synthase TruA encodes MAADGFFRIALGVEYKGSRYRGWQRQASGVPTVQEILEKALSKVANAPVSLHCAGRTDAGVHACGQVVHFDTQVERSLKAWVMGANINLPHDISVSWAKVMPADFHARFKAIARRYRYVIYNDQIRPAHLNEEVTWNHRPLDVERMAEAAQYLVGTHDFSAFRAGQCQAKSPIKQLHHLRVTQHGKMIVLDIRANAFLHHMVRNIAGVLMTIGAGERPVEWMKEVLESRVRRTGGVTAHPFGLYLVQVEYRDEFPLPERYIGPHFLTGFTELDG; translated from the coding sequence ATGGCGGCCGACGGCTTTTTCCGGATCGCGTTGGGCGTTGAATACAAAGGCTCGCGTTATCGCGGCTGGCAGCGCCAGGCCTCTGGTGTGCCCACGGTCCAGGAAATCCTGGAAAAGGCCTTGTCCAAAGTCGCGAACGCCCCGGTGTCGCTGCACTGCGCCGGGCGCACCGATGCCGGTGTGCATGCCTGTGGGCAAGTGGTGCATTTCGATACTCAGGTCGAGCGTTCGCTGAAAGCCTGGGTCATGGGCGCCAATATCAATTTGCCTCATGACATCAGCGTCAGTTGGGCGAAGGTCATGCCGGCGGATTTTCATGCGCGGTTCAAGGCGATTGCCCGGCGCTATCGCTATGTGATCTACAACGACCAGATTCGCCCGGCGCACCTGAACGAAGAAGTGACCTGGAACCACCGTCCACTGGACGTCGAGCGCATGGCCGAAGCGGCGCAGTACCTGGTTGGCACTCACGATTTCAGCGCTTTCCGCGCCGGACAGTGCCAGGCCAAGTCGCCGATCAAGCAACTGCATCACCTGCGCGTCACCCAGCACGGCAAGATGATCGTCCTGGACATCCGCGCCAACGCGTTCCTGCACCACATGGTGCGCAATATTGCCGGGGTACTGATGACCATCGGTGCCGGCGAGCGCCCGGTGGAGTGGATGAAAGAGGTGCTGGAGAGTCGTGTGCGTCGCACCGGCGGGGTCACGGCGCACCCCTTTGGCCTGTATCTGGTGCAGGTTGAATACCGCGACGAGTTCCCGTTGCCCGAGCGTTACATCGGGCCGCACTTCTTGACCGGCTTCACGGAACTTGACGGCTGA
- a CDS encoding phosphoribosylanthranilate isomerase produces the protein MSAVRSKICGITRIEDALAAVEAGADAIGFVFYAKSPRAVTFQQARAIIKALPPFVTTVGLFVNASRCELGEILDAVPLDLLQFHGDEAVAECESWNRPYIKALRVKAGDDIAAACDAFPSASGILLDAYVEGVPGGTGEAFDWSLIPQGLSKPIILAGGLNPENVAEAIARVRPYAVDVSGGVEASKGIKDHAKIQAFIKAVRLR, from the coding sequence ATGTCAGCCGTTCGCAGCAAGATTTGCGGGATTACCCGCATAGAAGACGCGTTGGCGGCGGTCGAGGCCGGGGCCGATGCGATCGGTTTTGTGTTTTACGCCAAAAGCCCCCGGGCGGTGACGTTTCAGCAGGCCAGGGCGATCATCAAGGCTTTGCCGCCGTTTGTGACCACTGTGGGGTTGTTCGTCAATGCCAGCCGTTGCGAGCTGGGGGAAATCCTCGACGCCGTGCCGCTGGACCTGTTGCAGTTCCACGGTGATGAAGCCGTCGCCGAGTGTGAAAGCTGGAACCGGCCGTACATCAAGGCGCTGCGAGTCAAGGCCGGTGATGACATTGCGGCGGCGTGCGATGCTTTCCCGAGCGCCAGCGGTATTTTGCTCGATGCCTATGTCGAGGGTGTTCCTGGCGGAACCGGCGAAGCGTTCGACTGGTCTCTGATACCGCAAGGCCTGAGCAAGCCGATCATCCTCGCGGGCGGTCTGAATCCGGAAAATGTCGCCGAGGCAATCGCCCGGGTCCGGCCTTATGCGGTGGACGTCAGCGGTGGGGTAGAAGCGAGCAAGGGCATCAAGGATCACGCAAAGATTCAGGCATTCATCAAAGCGGTGCGCTTACGTTGA
- the accD gene encoding acetyl-CoA carboxylase, carboxyltransferase subunit beta — MSNWLVDKLIPSIMRSEVKKSSVPEGLWHKCPSCEAVLYRPELEKTLDVCPKCNHHMRIGARARIDIFLDAEGRAELGADLEPVDRLKFRDGKKYKDRLTAAQKATGEKDALISMSGTLLGMPVVVSAFEFSFMGGSMGAIVGERFVRAVNYALENKCPMICFAASGGARMQEALISLMQMAKTSAVLARLREEGIPFISVLTDPVYGGVSASLAMLGDVIVGEPKALIGFAGPRVIEQTVREKLPEGFQRSEFLLEHGAIDMIVHRQELRPRLGNLLAQMMGLPTPTFVAAPIEPIVVPPVPANI; from the coding sequence ATGAGCAACTGGTTAGTAGACAAACTGATCCCTTCGATCATGCGTTCCGAGGTCAAGAAGAGCTCGGTGCCTGAAGGTCTGTGGCACAAATGCCCGTCTTGCGAGGCTGTGCTGTATCGTCCGGAGCTGGAAAAGACCCTGGACGTTTGCCCCAAGTGCAACCACCACATGCGTATCGGCGCTCGCGCCCGTATCGACATTTTCCTCGACGCCGAAGGCCGTGCCGAACTGGGCGCGGACCTGGAGCCGGTTGACCGTCTGAAATTCCGCGACGGCAAGAAGTACAAGGATCGCCTGACCGCCGCGCAAAAGGCGACCGGCGAAAAAGACGCACTGATCTCCATGAGCGGCACCCTGCTGGGCATGCCGGTCGTCGTGTCGGCGTTCGAATTCTCCTTCATGGGCGGCTCGATGGGCGCCATCGTCGGTGAGCGCTTTGTTCGTGCCGTCAACTATGCGCTGGAAAACAAGTGCCCGATGATCTGCTTCGCCGCCTCCGGTGGTGCGCGGATGCAGGAAGCGCTGATCTCCCTGATGCAAATGGCCAAGACCTCTGCGGTGCTGGCGCGTCTGCGTGAAGAAGGCATTCCGTTCATCTCCGTGCTGACCGACCCGGTCTACGGTGGTGTTTCCGCCAGTCTGGCGATGCTGGGCGACGTGATCGTCGGCGAGCCAAAGGCCCTGATCGGCTTTGCCGGCCCGCGCGTGATCGAGCAAACCGTGCGTGAAAAACTGCCGGAAGGCTTCCAGCGCAGCGAATTCCTGCTGGAACACGGCGCGATCGACATGATCGTTCACCGTCAGGAGCTGCGTCCGCGTCTGGGTAACCTGCTGGCGCAAATGATGGGCCTGCCGACGCCGACTTTCGTCGCGGCACCTATCGAGCCGATCGTGGTTCCACCGGTACCTGCGAACATATGA
- the folC gene encoding bifunctional tetrahydrofolate synthase/dihydrofolate synthase, with product MTERTLGEWLAYLEQLHPSAIDMGLERSQQVASRMGLGRPAPRVITVTGTNGKGSTCAFVASLLRAQGLSVGVYNSPHLLRYNERVQVNGVEATDAELCEAFAAVEAGRGDTSLTYFEMGTLAAFWLFTQANLDAVVLEVGLGGRLDTVNVVDADIALVTSIGVDHADYLGNTRESVAFEKAGIFRQGAPALCGDLNPPQPLLDKVRELSCPFFLRGRDFDLGITEHNWQWRGVDAKGRVVELHDLPLLDLPMENAALALQAYLLLDLPWVDGQIIEALSATRVVGRLDRRQFDWQGKRLNLMLDVGHNPHAAEYLARRLASRPPVGKRLAVFGLLSDKDLDGVVGELNASVQHWAVAPLDSPRSRPVAELEAALQNLGASVTSYASVAAALEGQCAQATSDDEILLFGSFYCVAEALEWLARRSTEEAANGFAG from the coding sequence ATGACCGAGCGCACCCTTGGCGAGTGGCTCGCCTACCTTGAACAGTTGCACCCTTCGGCCATCGACATGGGGCTGGAGCGTTCGCAACAGGTAGCGTCCCGCATGGGGCTGGGCAGGCCGGCACCGAGGGTGATTACGGTCACCGGCACCAACGGCAAGGGTTCTACCTGCGCATTCGTGGCTTCGTTGCTGCGGGCGCAGGGCCTGAGCGTTGGCGTCTACAATTCTCCGCACCTGCTGCGTTACAACGAGCGGGTGCAAGTCAATGGCGTCGAAGCCACTGACGCCGAGCTGTGCGAAGCCTTTGCCGCCGTTGAGGCGGGCCGTGGCGACACTTCCCTGACTTACTTCGAAATGGGCACCCTGGCGGCGTTCTGGCTGTTCACACAGGCCAATCTTGATGCAGTGGTACTGGAAGTCGGGCTGGGCGGGCGTCTGGATACCGTCAATGTGGTCGATGCCGATATTGCATTGGTCACCAGCATCGGTGTCGATCATGCGGATTACCTGGGCAATACCCGCGAATCCGTGGCCTTCGAGAAAGCCGGCATTTTCCGCCAGGGCGCACCTGCGCTCTGTGGCGATCTGAATCCTCCACAACCGTTGCTGGACAAGGTGCGCGAGCTCAGTTGCCCGTTTTTCCTGCGCGGTCGCGATTTTGATCTCGGTATCACCGAACACAACTGGCAATGGCGCGGCGTTGACGCCAAGGGGCGTGTGGTCGAATTGCACGACCTGCCGTTGCTGGATCTGCCGATGGAAAACGCCGCACTGGCCTTGCAGGCGTATCTGTTGCTCGATTTGCCGTGGGTCGATGGGCAAATCATTGAAGCCTTGAGCGCCACTCGCGTGGTCGGCCGGCTCGACCGCCGTCAATTCGACTGGCAGGGCAAGCGCCTGAATTTGATGCTGGATGTGGGGCATAACCCGCATGCCGCCGAGTACCTGGCGCGCCGTCTGGCCAGTCGTCCGCCGGTCGGCAAGCGCCTGGCGGTGTTCGGCTTGCTGTCGGACAAGGATCTGGATGGTGTTGTCGGCGAATTGAATGCTAGTGTCCAGCACTGGGCTGTTGCGCCGCTGGATTCGCCGCGTTCGCGCCCGGTTGCCGAATTAGAGGCCGCCTTGCAGAACCTTGGCGCTTCAGTAACGTCCTATGCCAGCGTGGCTGCCGCTCTGGAAGGGCAGTGTGCGCAAGCAACCAGCGACGACGAAATTCTGTTGTTCGGATCATTTTATTGTGTCGCCGAGGCCCTTGAATGGCTGGCCCGGCGCTCCACGGAGGAAGCGGCAAATGGCTTTGCTGGATAA